In Excalfactoria chinensis isolate bCotChi1 chromosome 5, bCotChi1.hap2, whole genome shotgun sequence, a single genomic region encodes these proteins:
- the LOC140253564 gene encoding inositol 1,4,5-trisphosphate receptor-interacting protein-like 1 — MALAFFFALLAQRVSFVGDELDAETLERMRQREVFLQEQMTQQWLYIENLEKSRMGIRALLFSPLSYWKIWNVILFLVLLFCFTRKIYKKFQDIRSSTDEESSVSKMEQQEPEQQQEEEEDLLFADLIWPVRTHQTNCREVHLLFSSLIDICQNILVDTFYPVPECPIGVGSVYEGWYPAENIPVFCLLVPLMAPHGHVFRLDLGTTGQLPARNSRIRVHLECTCGREQQMGMRCFLHSSKKQLRNQHPSLLKELCTDSYLDVEKTARWFQALIKDAWDRMRFPEECELNVEESGRSCRLSVTDFYKQVFLVNILFGVQQDNTDIFLSSQEIEAGKIPSTTWPQSCAVAEVKFFQHVATRAEESNFYVRYMQVCAYILAGLNFSTCELKTMLMQLLTAIPLESWQGKYFLQRMDDILHYLRCCVEVNRLNHFFIGNEDVPAEIILPQEFQVSKPLNLFEYLVNSPVRQKQALEEVDELQDRLASLLIYGK, encoded by the coding sequence ATGGCTTTGGCGTTTTTCTTCGCCTTGTTGGCGCAGAGAGTGTCTTTTGTTGGTGATGAGTTGGATGCAGAAACGCTTGAACGCATGCGTCAGCGTGAGGTGTTTCTGCAAGAGCAGATGACACAGCAGTGGCTGTACATAGAGaacttggagaagagcaggatggGCATTCGAGCCCTGCTGTTCTCTCCATTATCCTATTGGAAAATTTGGAATGTCATTCTTTTTCTGGTTCTATTGTTCTGCTTCACAAGGAAGATCTATAAAAAGTTCCAGGACATTCGAAGCAGCACTGACGAGGAGAGCTCCGTCAGtaagatggagcagcaggagccggagcagcagcaggaggaagaggaggatcttctctttgctgattTGATCTGGCCAGTCCGAACCCATCAAACCAACTGCAGAGAGGTGCATTTGCTGTTCAGTAGCCTCATCGATATCTGCCAAAACATCTTGGTAGATACTTTTTATCCAGTACCGGAGTGTCCCATCGGGGTGGGCAGTGTCTACGAAGGCTGGTATCCTGCTGAGAACATACCCGTCTTCTGCCTGCTTGTGCCACTGATGGCTCCCCATGGGCACGTTTTCCGCCTGGATCTGGGCACCACAGGGCAACTGCCAGCAAGGAACTCCCGTATCCGCGTACATCTGGAATGCACGTGCGGGAGGGAGCAGCAGATGGGTATGCGGTGCTTCCTCCACAGCTCcaagaaacagctgagaaatcagCACCCCAGCCTCCTAAAGGAGCTCTGCACTGACTCCTACCTAGATGTGGAGAAGACTGCCCGCTGGTTCCAGGCACTGATCAAAGATGCCTGGGATCGCATGCGCTTTCCAGAAGAGTGCGAACTTAATGTGGAGGAGTCTGGCCGCTCCTGCAGGCTTTCTGTGACAGATTTTTACAAACAAGTCTTCCTCGTTAACATATTGTTTGGCGTCCAGCAAGACAATACAGacatctttctgagcagccaggagatAGAGGCTGGTAAAATTCCCAGCACGACCTGGCCACAGAGTTGTGCGGTGGCAGAGGTGAAGTTCTTCCAGCATGTAGCCACCCGTGCCGAGGAGAGCAATTTCTATGTCAGATATATGCAAGTGTGTGCCTATATCCTGGCGGGCCTCAATTTTTCTACCTGTGAATTGAAGACCATGCTCATGCAGCTCCTGACTGCCATCCCTTTGGAAAGCTGgcaagggaaatattttctgcagcGGATGGATGACATCTTGCACTACCTGCGATGCTGCGTGGAGGTGAATCGCCTGAaccatttcttcataggaaatgaGGACGTGCCTGCGGAGATTATCTTGCCGCAGGAATTCCAAGTGTCCAAACCGCTCAACCTCTTCGAGTACCTGGTCAATAGTCCGGTCAGACAAAAACAGGCGCTGGAGGAGGTGGATGAGCTGCAAGATCGGCTCGCAAGCCTGCTGATCTATGGGAAATGA